The Lewinellaceae bacterium DNA window GTAACTGTTGTGCCGGCCCCGCCACATCTGGAAACAATAGCCTTGCAGCCAGTCGCTGGAGTCTTTTTGTGCCTGGGTGGCATCGGGGTTTTGCCAGATTTTACGGCTGCTGGCTTCTTCTACCCATCCGATGGGTAATATTTGTTTACCATCCCATTTTCCATGCTGCAAAAAGAGCTGGCCAAACTTAGCCATGTCTTCGGTTCGCTGCCGAAGGCCCCACCCACCGGTATTAATGCCTCCCGGGCTGGTCTCCCAGTCCAGGCCGTGGATGCCCAGCGGGTCAAAAAGCCGGGGCTGCAGGTAATCAAGGGCCGTCTGACCGGTAACCTTGGTTACGATCGCCGAAAGGATGAAGGTGCCGGCAGAGTTGTATAAAAAATGTGTGCCCGGTTCAAAAGCGACCGGCGATGTGAAGAAGGATTTCACCCAATCATCCGTCAGTACGGCCTGGATCGGTTCTTTGTCGTACCCGCCGCTCATGCTAAGCAGGTCTCTGACTTTCATGGCGGCCAGATTCGGTGAAATGGTATCCGGAAGCTTATCCGGAAAGAACGAAATCACCGGGTCATCCAGGGTCAGCCGGCCTTCTGCCACTGCAAATCCAATGGCCGTTGCCGTATAACTCTTACTCACTGAGTACATGGTATGCTTCAGGTCCGAACGGTAAGGAGACCACCAGCCTTCTGCAACCACCTTGCCATGCCTCAGCAGCATCAAACTGTGAAACTGAATGCCTGAGGATGAGACAGCCTCAGCGGCATCCAGAAAACGAATGATCCCTTCCGAATGAACTCCTTCCTTCTCCGGCGTGCTGCGGGGTAACCGGATATCCTGAGCTAATAAACATGGGGCGAGGAAAAGGAGCAAAATTAATTTTCTCATACCGGAATGATTTGTAACAAGGTAAGGAAGTTAATTGGGAAATAGAGGGGTGTGGTTGTGCGCAGCAAGGAATTGTAATTTAACCACGAAGGCACGAAGGTCACGTAGAGCACTAAGAGGCTTTTCAAGTTGATCCCAGGTGGGAATCAAGTTGTACTATATAAGTATCCAACCAAAACCAGGAAATTGAACTCTTCTACACGATCGGTTCGCTGGAGCCGAAGACGGGCGGAGCAGTCAACTGGTGTACTAAGGGCACTAAGGACATTAATGGCTTGAAAGTGTATCAGTAGTAATGTGTTTTTTGTACGAATGGCGTAAAGCGTATGGCATTTTAACCACTAAGGCACGAAGGTCACGTAGAGCACTAAGAGGCTTTTTGGAGTTGATCTCGGGTATCAATCAGATTGTATTATGAACTCTTCCACACGATCGGTTCGCTGGAGCCGAAGACTGGCGGTGCAGTCAACTGGCTTGCTAAGGGCACAAAGGACATAAAGGGCTCGAAGTGTACCAGTAGTAATGTGTTTTTGTACGAATGGCGAAAAGCGTATGGCGTGAAGCGTATTGTATTTTAACCACTAAGGCACGAAGGTCACGTAGAGCACTAAGAGGAATAGTCCTAACAACGAACAGCAAACAGCTATTTTACCACAAAGGCACATAGGTCACTTAGAAACATTAAGAAGCGGGTTCTAATATACTTTGTTATTGTGGACAGGGTTTTACCTCCCTTCCAATAATTCGAGTAATCTGTGTAATTCGTGGCAGCTAAATGTGTTCATGTATTTCCGTGTTTTCGCCGTCAGCAAACAACGAACAGCAAACAACGAACAGCTATATTATCACTAAGGGCACAAAGGACATAAAGGGCTTGAAGTGGACCAGAAGTAATGTGTTTTTGTACGAATGGCATAAAGCGTATGGCATTTTAACCACTAAGGCACGAAGGTCACGTAGAGCACTAAGCTGTTTTCGCTCCTTGCTCCATGCTCCATGCTCCTTGCTCCATGCTCCATGCTCCTTGCTCCATGCTCCATGCTCCTTGCTCCATGCTCCATGCTCCTTGCTCCATGCTCCATGCTCCTTGCTCCATGCTCCATGCTCCTTGCTCCATGCTCCTTGCTCCATGCTCCATGCTCCTTGCTCTCTGAAACTTCTTCTACTTCTCCTTATACTTCACCACAATCCCGGGATTCAGCATATACCGGCCGAACTCACTTCCGTAAATAGCCAGGCCTGCATTACCAGGCGCTTCAAGCCGCACATCCAGGTAACCGGATTTCATAGCACGGCGTAAGGTGGATTTGCTTACTGGAACACGCAAATAATAGCCATAGGAACCAGCTTCCCGCAATTTTAGATCGCGGAGTTGATGGTGCCAGGAGAGTACCCCGCGATGGTCGGCTGGATCATCGGGTAATTTCATGCTGCCGGCAGCAACACCGTTAATCTTTACCCGCACCTCGCCGGGATACATGGTTTCATCCGTCATCGGATAAGCATTCGCATTTTTACTGTTCTCCACGCGTGCGCCCAGCATGTAGTCCATATCCTTGACCAACGCTTCGTCGCGGTCCTTGGCAAATAATTCCTTAGCACCTACTTCTGCCTGAAAATAAATATCCACCGAACCACCTAATAATAAATCCTTTGGGACCGGAATCCGGTATTCGAAATAGCCACGACCGGCGCCATTTTCTTTCTTACCGTCGAGCACCTCCCATTGCTTTACGGACCAGTCAGCTGCCGAGAAGTCTTTCACCGGGATGTCTACGATACGGGCGGCCTTCTCCTTGCCAAATACGATGAAGTTCAAGAAATTATGATGCAATGAAGCATCATCCCCGGCCTTCAGTTCCCAGGACAGCGTATAGACACCGGGGTATTCGGGCATGGTCACTTTCAGAGGGCCTACCGATTGCTGCATCCACGGCTTGGAAGGTAGTGGCAACGTACCCCTCGAACCAATGACCTGGTCTCCGGTCGTACTGGTTCCGGTGATTTTCCATTCCAGAATCAACCCTTCGGGCACATCTCCGGTCATAAAACTGGCAAATAACGGGACTTCAACAGAACTCCCGGTCATAGCTTCGCGGCAGATGTCAACACCGGTACTGATGTAATACGGGTCGTGCCAGTCCTTTAATGTCATACCGGGGACCATTTCTTCAATGCCGGTAAACTTCTGCGTGCGGTCAAAACGCCAGTAGCCGTTCCACTCGTTGATCACGTCGTGATGCTCCGTGTACAACCAACCCGAATTTTTCGGGAACATCCGGAAGGCGTTCATCATTTTATGGTAATCCCAGCTCCAGTCCACATCACCGGTGCTGCCTTCATAGCCCCAAACATTACCGCATTCCGAGTTGAACAAGGGCTGGGCACCCTGGGTGAAACCATCTTCAAAGAAATAGCCACTCCCCGGATAGGTACTATCCGAAATTTCCTTCAGGGTAGCCTCCCACTGCCATCCCGGCAGATACATGTGCCATGAATTCATATCCGTCTCCGTGTGTCCACGCCCGCAACAGATGGAATTGTCTTCCACCAGCCTGGTCTGATCCAAAGACTTCGCCAGGTAGTACATCGAGGCAACCCAGTCCTGGGTTTCCTTCAGATAACGACGAACTTTTTTACCGTTTTCTTCCACCTCGCTGAAAAGCCCCCAGGTCTCATTGAACACGATCCAGGAAAATATGGCCGGATGATTAAAATCCCGCTTGATCATTTCATGCAGGGTATGGGTGGATTCCGCTTTGGCTTCAGGGGTCGGTTCTCCCCAGAAATTGGGCAGGTCCGACATCACCAGCAATCCCAGTTTATCCGCCCAATACAATTTGCGGGGAATGTCCACTTTAATATGCGTGCGGATCCCGTTAAGCCCAATTGATTTGGATCGTTCGATCTCTTCCCGCATGAACTGATCAGAAGGAAAGGTGTAAAAACCTTCTGGATGATAGGACTGATCCAGGGTAAGCTGAAGATAGACGGGCTGATTATTCAGGGCCACATAGCGGTAATTGGTGCCAGGCATGTTCATGACTGAGATCTTGCGCATACCAAAATAGCTGGTAACCACATCCTCATCCAGGGTTAGTGTAACATCGTACAAATTGGGATGATCAAGGTCCCAACGCTTGGCGCCGGGCATGTCTATCGTAGTGATCAGTTTATTCTTTCCTTCCGGCCAGTCCACCGTTTTATCAAAATTCTGGCCCATACCGGAAACATTTATTTTCAGCGACAGGGTATGATCCGGTGGGACGGTCGTAAATGCAACCACCTGTACATTCTGGCGATCGATATCCGGGTGAAACTGGACTGCTTCCAGGTACGTTTGTCCCCGGGCTTCCAGATAAACCGTTTGCCATAACCCACGCGCATTTCCATAGCCTTGTTTACCATAAAGGGCAAAATCCCGCCGTACATCATCAACGCGGATAACCAATTTTTGGGTTTCGCCGTAGTGCAGGTAAGGAGTAAGTTCAAATTCAAATGGCGTATAACCTCCCTGGTGTGTGCCCAGCAGGTTCCCGTCGAGCCAGACGGTAGTCTCCCAGTCACTGGCGCCGATGACCAGGAAGGTCCTCTTGTTTTTCCACACCGGATCTACCTGAATGGTCCGCTGATACCAGGCGATATCGGCTGAGTCCGGAACCCCGGATAGTGCCGAGCCCCAGGGGAAAGGCACATTGATTGGGAGTACAGGCCCTTGCAAACCCTGATCCCACTGCTTAAAAATACCGGTGTTACCGGGGTCGAAGGCAAAGTCCCAGGTCCCGTTCAAATTAACCCATGATGCCCTTTCCCAATCGGGACGAGGATGTTCCGGCAATGGAATTTCCTGTCCCGAAGCAGCTGTATTTAATCCAAGCACACATCCACTTACCAAGGTCAGGATACGCAACCATTGTCCAATGTTCCGATTAGACATCATATATTTTGTTTGTTTTTAATTTCGCTGTCTGTTCGATTTCTCCGGTCAAAAAACTCCTCGATGAAATGCATCAGGATATTGATCATTACTATGATCAGGGCACTAAGCAATGAAGGCCACACCCAACCGAAACCGACCATACAACCGATGGATGCGGTAACCCACACCGTAGCCGCGGTATTCAGTCCATGGACAGATCCTCCCGCCCGAAGGATAACTCCGGCGCCAAGGAATCCCACCCCAACCACGACCTGCCCCAGCACGCGGGTGACATCATCATGCCCTTCCCGGATCAGGGCATTGCCCAGCATCACGTAAATGGCCGAACCGACCGCCACGAGGGTATTGGTCTTCAAACCGGCCGCCTTATTGCGCCACTCGCGTTCCAGGCCGATGACGACGCCACAGCCGATGGCGAGCAACAATCGATGCAAATATGTTGTTAACTCCATAGCATGAGTTTGCGGGCAGAAGATACTCAAATCAACCAAATGTCTATTCAATTCCGGCGGATAAAGCAGCTGTTGCCGTGGGCAATACTGATTGTCTTTGTGATGTGGCCTGCCCTCTCACCGTCCCAGTCACCACAAGCATGGAATAAACTGGACCGGCAAGCCAAAGCCATCCGCTATATTGGTCAATCCCTGCCCGAACTCACCGGTCAGATCACCCGTGTCGCCAGAACAGACCTGGATAAAGCTCGGGCTCTTTTTACCTGGACCGCAACACATCTGTATTACGACCAATTAAACAGCGATCAGGAGGCCAACT harbors:
- a CDS encoding serine hydrolase; its protein translation is MRKLILLLFLAPCLLAQDIRLPRSTPEKEGVHSEGIIRFLDAAEAVSSSGIQFHSLMLLRHGKVVAEGWWSPYRSDLKHTMYSVSKSYTATAIGFAVAEGRLTLDDPVISFFPDKLPDTISPNLAAMKVRDLLSMSGGYDKEPIQAVLTDDWVKSFFTSPVAFEPGTHFLYNSAGTFILSAIVTKVTGQTALDYLQPRLFDPLGIHGLDWETSPGGINTGGWGLRQRTEDMAKFGQLFLQHGKWDGKQILPIGWVEEASSRKIWQNPDATQAQKDSSDWLQGYCFQMWRGRHNSYRGDGAMGQYIIVLPEKDAVIITTAEVSDMQKEFNLIWKYLYPAISDQEMLPESSTSDELADRLAQLRYVPGTGINNPEMEQSLTGKTLVIADNPESFESMRFNFTKDHSFVQFQEAGQSYRIRMGHGAWILDNTLRKGPYLVARATNNLEGLPPFQTAGSYSWEDDHTLKILLRYIESPHTAFITITLNGDEAAIDISHSFLGNNPPLHLTARIR
- a CDS encoding glycoside hydrolase family 2, with translation MSNRNIGQWLRILTLVSGCVLGLNTAASGQEIPLPEHPRPDWERASWVNLNGTWDFAFDPGNTGIFKQWDQGLQGPVLPINVPFPWGSALSGVPDSADIAWYQRTIQVDPVWKNKRTFLVIGASDWETTVWLDGNLLGTHQGGYTPFEFELTPYLHYGETQKLVIRVDDVRRDFALYGKQGYGNARGLWQTVYLEARGQTYLEAVQFHPDIDRQNVQVVAFTTVPPDHTLSLKINVSGMGQNFDKTVDWPEGKNKLITTIDMPGAKRWDLDHPNLYDVTLTLDEDVVTSYFGMRKISVMNMPGTNYRYVALNNQPVYLQLTLDQSYHPEGFYTFPSDQFMREEIERSKSIGLNGIRTHIKVDIPRKLYWADKLGLLVMSDLPNFWGEPTPEAKAESTHTLHEMIKRDFNHPAIFSWIVFNETWGLFSEVEENGKKVRRYLKETQDWVASMYYLAKSLDQTRLVEDNSICCGRGHTETDMNSWHMYLPGWQWEATLKEISDSTYPGSGYFFEDGFTQGAQPLFNSECGNVWGYEGSTGDVDWSWDYHKMMNAFRMFPKNSGWLYTEHHDVINEWNGYWRFDRTQKFTGIEEMVPGMTLKDWHDPYYISTGVDICREAMTGSSVEVPLFASFMTGDVPEGLILEWKITGTSTTGDQVIGSRGTLPLPSKPWMQQSVGPLKVTMPEYPGVYTLSWELKAGDDASLHHNFLNFIVFGKEKAARIVDIPVKDFSAADWSVKQWEVLDGKKENGAGRGYFEYRIPVPKDLLLGGSVDIYFQAEVGAKELFAKDRDEALVKDMDYMLGARVENSKNANAYPMTDETMYPGEVRVKINGVAAGSMKLPDDPADHRGVLSWHHQLRDLKLREAGSYGYYLRVPVSKSTLRRAMKSGYLDVRLEAPGNAGLAIYGSEFGRYMLNPGIVVKYKEK
- a CDS encoding MgtC/SapB family protein encodes the protein MELTTYLHRLLLAIGCGVVIGLEREWRNKAAGLKTNTLVAVGSAIYVMLGNALIREGHDDVTRVLGQVVVGVGFLGAGVILRAGGSVHGLNTAATVWVTASIGCMVGFGWVWPSLLSALIIVMINILMHFIEEFFDRRNRTDSEIKNKQNI